The following coding sequences lie in one Rutidosis leptorrhynchoides isolate AG116_Rl617_1_P2 chromosome 4, CSIRO_AGI_Rlap_v1, whole genome shotgun sequence genomic window:
- the LOC139843510 gene encoding LOW QUALITY PROTEIN: dihydrolipoyllysine-residue acetyltransferase component 4 of pyruvate dehydrogenase complex, chloroplastic (The sequence of the model RefSeq protein was modified relative to this genomic sequence to represent the inferred CDS: inserted 1 base in 1 codon), whose product MSSSSLLQSRVSPSHSFTSSISPTTKSQCRFRTSPSVTFTPRTKTYTVHAKIREIFMPALSSTMTEGQIVSWIKSEGDVLSKGESVVVVESDKADMDVETFYDGILAAIVVPAGETAPVGASIGLLAETEADVDEAKAKAASISGSAAVVPAEPAPEPVATPIGSVVPAAQSDSPKKVVSTPFAKKLAKQHKVDINKVVGTGPFGRVTPADVEAAAGIAPAKSAAAAVSVPAPSVVSNGAAAVKAAPAMVEIPGASVVPFTTMQAAVSKNMIESLSVPTFRVGYPIVTDALDALYAKVKSKGVNMTALLAKAAAMALVQHPVVNASCKDGKSFTYNGTXNIAVAVAINGGLITPVLQDADKLDLYLLSEKWKDLVEKARSKQLQPHEYNSGTFTLSNLGMFGVDRFDAILPPGQGAIMAVGASKPTPVADKDGYFSVKNQMTVNVTADHRIVYGADLAAFLKTFAKIVQEPDCLTL is encoded by the exons ATGTCTTCTTCATCTCTTCTTCAATCTAGGGTTTCACCATCACACTCTTTCACTTCATCAATCTCACCTACTACTAAATCACAATGCCGATTCCGTACTTCACCGTCCGTCACATTCACTCCACGGACCAAAACCTACACCGTTCACGCTAAAATCAGAGAAATATTCATGCCGGCACTCAGCTCCACCATGACTGAAGGCCAAATCGTCTCCTGGATCAAATCAGAAGGCGATGTTCTCTCTAAAGGTGagtctgttgttgttgttgaatcTGATAAAGCTGATATGGATGTTGAAACCTTTTATGATGGAATCCTTGCTGCGATCGTTGTTCCCGCCGGGGAAACCGCTCCTGTTGGCGCTTCGATCGGCTTATTAGCTGAAACCGAAGCCGATGTGGATGAAGCTAAAGCTAAAGCCGCTTCCATTAGTGGCTCTGCAGCGGTTGTGCCGGCGGAACCAGCACCTGAACCTGTTGCGACTCCGATTGGTTCGGTTGTGCCTGCAGCGCAATCGGATTCGCCGAAGAAAGTTGTTTCGACTCCGTTTGCGAAGAAACTGGCGAAACAGCATAAGGTTGATATTAATAAGGTGGTTGGAACTGGGCCGTTTGGGAGGGTTACTCCTGCTGATGTTGAAGCTGCTGCTGGAATTGCGCCTGCTAAAAGCGCGGCTGCTGCTGTTAGTGTGCCTGCGCCAAGTGTTGTATCTAATGGTGCTGCGGCGGTGAAAGCAGCGCCTGCGATGGTAGAGATTCCTGGAGCGAGTGTGGTTCCATTTACTACAATGCAGGCTGCTGTGTCGAAGAATATGATCGAGAGTTTGTCTGTGCCAACGTTTCGCGTTGGTTACCCGATTGTGACAGACGCGCTTGATGCTTTATACGCGAAG GTAAAGTCCAAGGGTGTTAACATGACTGCATTGCTGGCTAAGGCTGCTGCTATGGCCCTTGTTCAACATCCTGTGGTGAATGCAAGCTGCAAAGATGGAAAGAGTTTTACTTATAATGGTA ACAATATTGCAGTGGCTGTGGCTATCAATGGTGGTTTGATCACCCCTGTTCTTCAGGATGCTGATAAG CTGGATCTGTATCTTTTATCTGAGAAATGGAAGGATCTTGTGGAGAAAGCACGGTCCAAGCAACTTCAGCCCCATGAGTACAACTCGG GGACTTTTACTCTGTCGAACTTAGGCATGTTTGGAGTGGATCGCTTTGATGCTATACTTCCCCCTGGACAG GGGGCTATCATGGCTGTTGGAGCTTCAAAACCTACTCCTGTTGCTGATAAAGATGGATACTTCAGTGTAAAAAATCAAATGACA GTAAATGTTACTGCTGATCATCGAATTGTATATGGAGCCGATTTGGCTGCCTTCCTTAAAACCTTTGCAAAGATTGTTCAAGAACCCGACTGCTTGACATTGTGA